In a genomic window of Clavelina lepadiformis chromosome 7, kaClaLepa1.1, whole genome shotgun sequence:
- the LOC143465272 gene encoding glutamate decarboxylase 1-like has protein sequence MDEDLSDNRNECNMRSGSSSFCYMKGSSVFTSKETINNMEVKSDDLGLAQYKDLLPYSKSSDVTEVFLKDVFDIMLKYIFKSYDRKSKILDFHHPHQFLQSIEGFSLELTGEAESLHQILVDCSDTLKYGVKTGHPRFFNQLSSGLDIVSLAAEWITAAANTNMFTFEIAPVFVLMEGIVLQRMRQIIGWEKGDGIFSPGGTINNFYAVMLARQKILPDVKQSGMRNAPDLVMFQSKHAHYSNRRPAAVLGIGMKNCIDVKVDEVGRMLPEDLELKVLQAKVKNKVPFYVSATSGTTVLGAFDPIPEIAAICKKYNLWLHIDAAWGGGVLMSRKHRHFVDGIELADSVTWNPHKIMGIVLQCSALLVRHKGALEACNSMKANYLFQQDKHYDVSYDTGDKTMQCGRHVDVFKLWLAWRAKGDAGFEEHVDKCVELSKYLAQKIKLSPGFELAYAEPKYTNVCFWYYPPSIRNINDLKVRSEKLHKVAPAIKARMMTNGSLMVSYQPLDDKVNFFRNVISNPAVRKEDIDFLIKEIEKLGCDL, from the exons ATGGACGAAGATCTAAGTGATAACAGAAACGAATGTAATATGCGCTCAGGAAGTTCAAGTTTTTGCTACATGAAGG GCTCATCAGTTTTCACATCGAAAGAAACCATAAATAACATGGAGGTTAAAAGCGATGATCTTGGATTAGCTCAATATAAAG ATCTTCTTCCTTACTCGAAATCCTCGGATGTCACTGAGGTTTTCCTCAAAGACGTTTTTGATATAatgttgaaatatatttttaaaagctaCGATAGGAAGTCAAAGATCTTAGATTTTCATCATCCCCATCAGTTTCTACAAAGTATAGAAG GGTTTTCACTCGAATTGACCGGAGAAGCTGAATCTCTTCACCAAATACTCGTTGACTGCAGTGACACTTTAAAATACGGAGTGAAAACAG GTCATCCACGGTTTTTTAATCAGCTTAGCAGTGGATTAGATATTGTCTCATTGGCTGCAGAATGGATAACAGCAGCTGCCAACACCAACAT GTTTACTTTCGAAATCGCTCCGGTTTTCGTTCTCATGGAAGGCATCGTTTTGCAGAGAATGCGTCAAATAATTGGATGGGAGAAAGGTGACGGGATATTTTCACCAG GTGGAACAATCAACAACTTTTACGCTGTGATGTTAGCGAGACAAAAAATCCTGCCCGACGTGAAACAAAGTGGAATGCGTAACGCTCCTGATCTGGTCATGTTTCAGTCAAAGCAT GCTCATTACTCAAATCGCAGACCAGCAGCTGTTTTGGGGATTGGCATGAAGAATTGCATTGACGTGAAAGTAGATGAAGT AGGGAGAATGCTACCTGAAGACCTTGAACTGAAAGTTCTGCAAGCAAAAGTGAAGAATAAAGTTCCGTTTTACGTCAGTGCAACATCAGGAACAACGGTTTTAGGCGCGTTTGATCCCATTCCGGAAATCGCGGCTATATGCAAGAAATACAACCTTTGGCTTCATATTGAT GCTGCTTGGGGAGGAGGTGTACTAATGTCTCGTAAGCACCGCCATTTCGTGGACGGAATAGAACTGGCAGATTCTGTGACATGGAATCCTCATAAAATTATGGGAATCGTCTTGCAATGTTCGGCATTACTTGTCAGGCATAAG GGGGCGCTTGAGGCTTGCAACAGTATGAAAGCGAATTATCTGTTCCAGCAGGACAAGCATTATGACGTCAGTTATGATACAGGTGACAAAACCATGCAATGTGGACGTCATGTGGACGTTTTCAAGTTGTGGCTTGCTTGGAGGGCAAAA GGTGATGCTGGCTTTGAAGAACACGTCGATAAATGTGTGGAACTTTCCAA ATACCTGGCGCAAAAGATAAAACTTTCTCCTGGTTTTGAATTGGCCTATGCTGag CCCAAGTACACAAACGTTTGCTTTTGGTACTATCCACCTTCGATCCGCAACATCAACGACCTTAAAGTTCGTTCTGAAAAATTGCATAAG GTGGCGCCAGCCATAAAAGCGCGAATGATGACCAACGGAAGTCTGATGGTCAGTTATCAACCGCTGGACGATAAGGTGAACTTTTTCCGTAATGTGATTAGCAATCCTGCTGTGAGAAAAGAAGACATTGATTTCCTGATAAAAGAAATTGAGAAGTTGGGTTGTGATCTGTAA
- the LOC143465393 gene encoding uncharacterized protein LOC143465393 isoform X1 → MKHYFGFVIFPVSAVALFIDAVAIGTANWANSGTSTETSQGLWQNCALHKCATLTVVPSYLHAVRSLSIIGAILLLFSTALGLYVATRKYNQSSRYVDNLLFGLLVSASVSLLSAMATFTGEHPTPYPTRYGYSFVLGWVSASLCLLLSAATFIGIYRATPM, encoded by the exons ATGAAACATTACTTTGGATTTGTCATCTTTCCGGTGTCTGCGGTTGCGCTTTTTATTGATGCAGTTGCCATAGGAACAGCTAATTGGGCAAACTCCGGCACATCAACGGAAACTTCGCAGGGTTTGTGGCAAAATTGTGCTTTACATAAATGCGCAACTTTGACAG TTGTACCGTCTTATTTGCACGCTGTGAGATCATTATCCATTATTGGAGCAATTTTGCTTCTCTTCTCTACTGCCCTGGGTCTGTACGTGGCTACAAGAAAATATAATCAATCTTCTCGTTACGTTGATAACTTATTATTTGGACTGCTAGTTTCGGCAA gtGTATCTCTGCTGAGCGCCATGGCGACCTTTACAGGCGAACACCCAACACCCTACCCCACCCGCTATGGATACTCCTTCGTTTTGGGATGGGTGTCAGCAAGTCTTTGTTTACTTCTGTCAGCAGCGACATTTATCGGAATATATAGGGCGACTCCAATGTAA
- the LOC143465393 gene encoding uncharacterized protein LOC143465393 isoform X2 — protein sequence MKHYFGFVIFPVSAVALFIDAVAIGTANWANSGTSTETSQVVPSYLHAVRSLSIIGAILLLFSTALGLYVATRKYNQSSRYVDNLLFGLLVSASVSLLSAMATFTGEHPTPYPTRYGYSFVLGWVSASLCLLLSAATFIGIYRATPM from the exons ATGAAACATTACTTTGGATTTGTCATCTTTCCGGTGTCTGCGGTTGCGCTTTTTATTGATGCAGTTGCCATAGGAACAGCTAATTGGGCAAACTCCGGCACATCAACGGAAACTTCGCAGG TTGTACCGTCTTATTTGCACGCTGTGAGATCATTATCCATTATTGGAGCAATTTTGCTTCTCTTCTCTACTGCCCTGGGTCTGTACGTGGCTACAAGAAAATATAATCAATCTTCTCGTTACGTTGATAACTTATTATTTGGACTGCTAGTTTCGGCAA gtGTATCTCTGCTGAGCGCCATGGCGACCTTTACAGGCGAACACCCAACACCCTACCCCACCCGCTATGGATACTCCTTCGTTTTGGGATGGGTGTCAGCAAGTCTTTGTTTACTTCTGTCAGCAGCGACATTTATCGGAATATATAGGGCGACTCCAATGTAA
- the LOC143465867 gene encoding protein SCO2 homolog, mitochondrial-like encodes MTSMLRFRQSLKDIAIKAKWNPAVCHCSMRNQLMCSYQPNRHQLTSMLTRQLFTSTRTYSAENNSDEEKKEFDTDAPLPMRNRIIVVSIVVTGFGILYYLLQQKKENERITQRDQQVSQVDIGAGDYNLVDNTGKRVSKKDFLGKWLLLYFGFTHCPDICPEELEKMAEIIDLVDADKSVPDLLPMFLTVDPERDTPEAINTYVKEFHPKFVGLTGTKQEIKEATKAFRVYFSAGPKDEDNDYIVDHTIVMYLMNPKGNFVDYYGSRSVPTEKIVSGIKKNMKNYKRLHG; translated from the exons ATGACAAGTATGCTCAGATTCAGACAATCTTTGAAGGACATTGCCATAAAAGCAAAG TGGAACCCAGCAGTGTGCCATTGTTCCATGCGCAATCAGTTAATGTGCAGCTATCAACCTAATAGACATCAGTTGACATCGATGTTAACAAGGCAACTATTTACTTCAACACGCACTTATTCTGCCGAAAATAATTCCGATGAAGAGAAAAAAGAATTTGACACAGATGCACCTCTTCCTATGAGGAATAGGATTATTGTTGTTTCAATTGTTGTGACTGGGTTTGGAATTTTGTATTACCTTCTACagcaaaagaaagaaaatg AGAGAATAACTCAAAGAGATCAACAAGTCAGCCAGGTAGATATTGGAGCCGGAGATTATAATCTGGTTGATAACACAG GAAAACGTGTGAGCAAGAAAGATTTCTTGGGAAAATGGCTGTTGCTTTATTTTGGATTCACTCATTGTCCTGATATCTGCCCTGAAGAACTTGAAAAGATGGCAGAAATTATAGATTTGGTTG ATGCAGACAAAAGTGTTCCTGATTTACTCCCAATGTTTCTCACTGTTGACCCTGAAAGGGATACACCAGAAGCAATCAACACATATGTAAAAGAATTCCACCCAAAATTTGTCGGTTTAACTGGTACCAAGCAAGAAATAAAAGAGGCGACAAAAGCTTTTCGTGTTTATTTCAGTGCTGGACCAAAAGATGAGGACAATGACTACATT GTTGATCACACCATTGTGATGTATCTAATGAATCCTAAAGGAAATTTTGTGGATTATTATGGCTCTAGATCGGTTCCCACTGAAAAGATCGTTTCTGGAATTAAAAAGAAcatgaaaaattataaacgTTTACATGGGTAG